In Archocentrus centrarchus isolate MPI-CPG fArcCen1 chromosome 16, fArcCen1, whole genome shotgun sequence, a single window of DNA contains:
- the pik3r4 gene encoding phosphoinositide 3-kinase regulatory subunit 4 isoform X1, whose product MGNQLAGIAPSQILSVDSYFSDIHDHEYDKSLGSTRFFKVARAKHREGLVVVKVFAIQDPSLPLTSYKQELEELKIRLHSCQNCLPFQKASLTEKAAILFRQYVRDNLYDRISTRPFLNNVEKRWLAFQILNAVDQAHKAGVRHGDIKTENVMVTSWNWVLLTDFASFKPTYLPEDNPADFNYFFDTSRRRTCYIAPERFVDGSMFTTESDQNTPLVDLTNNNQRSRGELKQAMDIFSAGCVIAELFTEGVPLFDLSQLLAYRKGHFQTEQVLMKIEDRSIRELVAQMVQREPEKRLTAEEYLKHQRGKAFPDIFYTFLQPYMAQFAKETFQSADERVLVIRKDLDNILHNLHGGSSSSSQDGGDGAMSSREEQGLIVLVSVITSCLQTLHCCDSKLAALELILHLAPRLGVDVLLDRITPYLLHFCNDPMPRVRAQAVRTLAKVLALVKEVPRNDVNIYPEYILPGIAHLAQDDATIVRLAYAENIAHLAESALRFLELVQENNVNTEQDLNGEDAEETLHPNENYDSELQALHEMVQQKVVTLLSDSENIVKQSLMENGITRLCVFFGRQKANDVLLSHMITFLNDKNDWHLRGAFFDSIVGVAAYVGWQSSSILKPLLQQGLSDTEEFVIYKALNALTCMCQLGLLQKPHIYEFVGDIAPFLCHPNLWIRYGAVGFITVVAQHLNVADVYCKLMPHLNPFITQPIIQIDKELVLLSVLKEPVSRSIFDYALRSKDISSLFRHLLLRQKKRMGTIPECPTPDDPAIAQLLKKLLSQGMTEAEEDKLLALKDFMLKSNKAKANMGEQSHAGEAGQTGVIDLATLGITGRQVDLIKPKAEGEDKRARKHTKQDSTMNEEWKSMFGSQEPPSSQPATATDGPASQIRKSTLAPAVPVLQSVASGPTYQRRINTCKAELQQLVQQKREQCSAERMAKQMMESAEWESRPPPPGWHPKGLLVAHLHEHKAAVNRIRVSDEHSIFATASNDGTVKVWDSQKMEGKTTTTRSVLTYSRIGGHVKTLTFCQGSYYLAVASDNGSIQLLAVEANKPPKSPKVQPFQSRSLDLQEDGCAVDIHHFNSGAQSVLAYATVNGLLVGWDLRSNSNAWTLRHDLRLGLITSFAVDMHQCWLCLGTSSGTMACWDMRFQLPISNHSHPARARIRRLLMHPLYQSSVIAAVQGNNEVSMWDMETGDRKFTLWASSAPPLSEMQPSPHSINGIYCSPADGNPLLLTAGSDMRIRFWDLAYPERSYIVAGGANDSLHCPSVLYNRKIIEGTEVVQEIHSKQKSGVVEDSPRRGPESLPVGHHDIITDIATFQTTQGFIVTSSRDGIVKVWK is encoded by the exons ATGGGGAACCAGCTGGCGGGCATCGCCCCCTCTCAGATCCTCTCTGTGGACAGCTACTTCTCCGACATCCACGACCATGAGTACGATAAGAGTCTGGGAAGCACGCGCTTCTTCAAGGTGGCCCGGGCCAAACACCGCGAGGGCCTGGTGGTGGTGAAGGTCTTTGCCATCCAGGACCCGTCTCTGCCGCTGACGAGCTACAagcaggagctggaggagctgaagatccGCCTGCACTCCTGCCAGAACTGCCTGCCCTTCCAGAAAGCCTCTCTCACAGAGAAAGCCGCCATCTTGTTCCGCCAGTATGTGCGGGACAACCTGTACGATCGCATCAGCACGCGGCCGTTCCTCAACAACGTGGAGAAGCGCTGGCTCGCCTTCCAGATCCTCAATGCTGTCGACCAGGCTCACAAGGCCGGCGTCCGCCACGGGGACATCAAGACAGAGAATGTGATGGTGACCAGCTGGAACTGGGTGCTGCTCACAGACTTTGCCAGCTTCAAGCCCACCTACCTGCCTGAAGACAACCCCGCTGACTTCAACTACTTCTTTGACACGTCCAGGCGGAGGACGTGCTACATCGCCCCCGAGAGGTTTGTGGATGGAAGCATGTTTACCACAGAGAGCGACCAGAACACGCCGCTGGTGGACCTGACGAACAACAACCAGAGGAGCAGAGGGGAGCTGAAGCAGGCCATGGACATCTTCTCTGCAG GTTGTGTGATAGCAGAGCTCTTCACAGAGGGCGTCCCTCTCTTTGATCTGTCCCAATTGCTGGCGTATCGTAAAGGACACTTCCAGACGGAGCAGGTGCTCATGAAGATCGAGGATCGGAGCATCAGAGAGCTG gtgGCTCAGATGGTGCAGCGGGAGCCTGAGAAGCGTCTGACAGCAGAGGAGTATCTGAAGCACCAGAGAGGGAAAGCTTTCCCCGACATCTTCTACACCTTCCTGCAGCCGTACATGGCTCAGTTCGCCAAAGAGACGTTCCAGTCGGCAGACGAGCGAGTGCTCGTCATCCGCAAAGACCTCGACAACATCCTGCACAACCTGCACGGAG gctcctcctcttcatcccagGACGGCGGCGATGGTGCGATGAGCTCCCGGGAGGAGCAGGGCCTCATCGTGCTTGTGTCGGTCATCACTTCCTGCCTCCAGACGCTGCACTGCTGCGACTCCAAGCTCGCTGCGCTGGAGCTCATCCTCCACCTGGCTCCCCGGCTCGGCGTCGACGTCCTGCTGGACCGCATCACGCCGTACCTGCTGCACTTCTGCAACGACCCCATGCCCCGCGTGCGCGCTCAGGCCGTACGGACACTAGCCAAGGTTCTGGCACTGGTGAAGGAGGTGCCGAGGAACGATGTCAACATCTATCCTGAGTACATCCTTCCGGGCATCGCCCACCTCGCCCAGGACGACGCCACCATCGTCAGGCTGGCGTACGCAG AAAACATCGCTCACCTGGCAGAGAGCGCGCTGCGTTTCCTGGAGTTGGTTCAAGAAAACAACGTGAACACGGAGCAGGACCTGAACGGCGAGGACGCAGAAGAAACGCTCCACCCCAACGAAAACTATGACTCAG AGCTGCAGGCGCTGCATGAGATGGTGCAGCAGAAGGTGGTGACGCTGCTCAGCGACTCGGAGAACATCGTCAAGCAGTCGCTGATGGAGAACGGCATCACACGCCTCTGCGTCTTCTTCGGCCGACAGAAAGCCAACGACGTCCTGCTGTCTCACATGATCACCTTCCTCAATGACAAGAACGACTGGCACCTGCGAGGCGCCTTCTTCGACAGCATCGTGG gCGTGGCGGCGTATGTCGGCTGGCAGAGTTCGTCCATCCTGAAGCCCCTCCTGCAGCAGGGTCTGAGCGACACCGAGGAGTTTGTCATCTACAAAGCTCTGAACGCGCTCACCTGCATGTGCCAGCTGGGTCTGCTGCAGAAACCGCACATCTACGAGTTTGTCGGCGACATCG CTCCGTTCCTGTGTCACCCCAACCTGTGGATCCGTTACGGCGCCGTGGGCTTCATCACCGTGGTCGCACAGCACCTCAACGTGGCCGACGTCTACTGCAAGCTGATGCCCCACCTCAACCCCTTCATCACCCAGCCCATCATCCAG ATCGATAAGGAGCTCGTACTGCTGAGCGTCCTGAAGGAGCCCGTGAGTCGCTCCATCTTCGACTACGCCCTGCGCTCCAAAGACATCAGCAGCCTCTTCCGACACCTGCTGCTGCGCCAGAAGAAGCGTATGGGAACCATCCCAGAGTGCCCCACCCCCGATGACCCGGCCATCGCTCAGCTCCTCAAGAAGCTGCTCTCACAG GGGATGACGGAGGCCGAGGAGGACAAGCTGCTGGCGCTCAAAGATTTCATGCTGAAATCCAACAAGGCCAAAGCCAACATGGGCGAGCAGAGCCATGCGGGGGAGGCGGGGCAGACCGGGGTCATCGACCTGGCCACCCTCGGCATCACCGGCCGCCAAGTGGACCTGATCAAACCCAAAGCTGAGGGCGAGGACAAGAGAG CGAGGAAGCACACCAAGCAGGACTCCACCATGAACGAGGAGTGGAAGAGCATGTTTGGATCTCAGGAGCCGCCCTCCAGCCAGCCCGCCACG GCCACCGACGGGCCAGCGAGTCAGATCAGGAAGAGCACTTTGGCTCCGGCGGTGCCCGTGCTACAGTCGGTGGCGAGCGGTCCCACCTACCAGCGCCGCATCAACACCTGCaaggcagagctgcagcagctggtgcAGCAGAAGAGAGAGCAGTGCAGCGCCGAGCGCATGGCCAAGCAGATGATGGAGAGCGCCGAGTGGGAGAGCCGACCTCCTCCTCCAG GATGGCACCCTAAAGGGCTGCTGGTCGCCCACCTGCACGAACACAAAGCTGCTGTGAACCGTATCCGAGTCTCAGATGAACACTCCATCTTCGCCACGGCGTCCAACGACGGCACCGTCAAAGTGTGGGACAGCCAGAAGATGGAGGGAAAGACCACGACCACCAG GTCGGTGTTGACGTACTCTCGTATCGGCGGTCACGTGAAGACGCTGACCTTCTGTCAGGGGTCGTATTATTTAGCCGTGGCCTCAGATAACGGGTCCATCCAGCTGCTGGCAGTCGAAGCCAATAAACCACCAAAATCTCCCAAAGTGCAGCCGTTCCAGAGCAG GTCTCTGGACCTGCAGGAGGACGGCTGTGCGGTCGACATCCACCACTTCAACTCCGGCGCCCAGTCAGTGCTGGCGTACGCCACCGTCAATGGCCTGCTGGTCGGCTGGGACCTTCGCTCCAACTCCAACGCCTGGACGCTGCGCCACGACCTCCGCCTCGGTCTCATCACCTCCTTCGCCGTGGACATGCATCAGTGCTGGCTCTGCCTCG GTACGAGCAGCGGCACCATGGCCTGCTGGGATATGCGGTTCCAGCTCCCCATCTCAAACCACTCCCACCCCGCCCGAGCACGAATCAGACGGCTGCTGATGCATCCTCTCTACCAGTCGTCTGTCATCGCAG ctGTGCAGGGGAACAATGAAGTGTCCATGTGGGACATGGAGACCGGAGACCGGAAGTTCACCCTGTGGGCGAGCTCTGCACCTCCCCTCTCTGAGATGCAG ccgTCTCCTCACAGTATTAACGGGATCTActgcagtcctgctgatgggaaCCCTCTGCTGCTCACAGCCGGCTCTGACATGAGGATCAG GTTCTGGGACCTGGCGTATCCGGAGAGGTCGTACATCGTGGCGGGAGGAGCCAACGACTCGCTGCACTGCCCGTCTGTCCTCTACAACCGCAAGATCATCGAAGGCACTGAAGTCGTACAG GAGATCCACAGCAAACAGAAGAGCGGCGTGGTGGAGGACTCGCCCCGCCGCGGCCCGGAGTCCCTCCCTGTTGGGCACCACGACATCATCACAGACATCGCCACCTTTCAGACCACACAGGGCTTCATCGTCACCTCGTCCAGAGACGGCATCGTCAAAGTCTGGAAATGA
- the pik3r4 gene encoding phosphoinositide 3-kinase regulatory subunit 4 isoform X2 gives MGNQLAGIAPSQILSVDSYFSDIHDHEYDKSLGSTRFFKVARAKHREGLVVVKVFAIQDPSLPLTSYKQELEELKIRLHSCQNCLPFQKASLTEKAAILFRQYVRDNLYDRISTRPFLNNVEKRWLAFQILNAVDQAHKAGVRHGDIKTENVMVTSWNWVLLTDFASFKPTYLPEDNPADFNYFFDTSRRRTCYIAPERFVDGSMFTTESDQNTPLVDLTNNNQRSRGELKQAMDIFSAGCVIAELFTEGVPLFDLSQLLAYRKGHFQTEQVLMKIEDRSIRELVAQMVQREPEKRLTAEEYLKHQRGKAFPDIFYTFLQPYMAQFAKETFQSADERVLVIRKDLDNILHNLHGGSSSSSQDGGDGAMSSREEQGLIVLVSVITSCLQTLHCCDSKLAALELILHLAPRLGVDVLLDRITPYLLHFCNDPMPRVRAQAVRTLAKVLALVKEVPRNDVNIYPEYILPGIAHLAQDDATIVRLAYAENIAHLAESALRFLELVQENNVNTEQDLNGEDAEETLHPNENYDSELQALHEMVQQKVVTLLSDSENIVKQSLMENGITRLCVFFGRQKANDVLLSHMITFLNDKNDWHLRGAFFDSIVGVAAYVGWQSSSILKPLLQQGLSDTEEFVIYKALNALTCMCQLGLLQKPHIYEFVGDIAPFLCHPNLWIRYGAVGFITVVAQHLNVADVYCKLMPHLNPFITQPIIQIDKELVLLSVLKEPVSRSIFDYALRSKDISSLFRHLLLRQKKRMGTIPECPTPDDPAIAQLLKKLLSQGMTEAEEDKLLAVEANKPPKSPKVQPFQSRSLDLQEDGCAVDIHHFNSGAQSVLAYATVNGLLVGWDLRSNSNAWTLRHDLRLGLITSFAVDMHQCWLCLGTSSGTMACWDMRFQLPISNHSHPARARIRRLLMHPLYQSSVIAAVQGNNEVSMWDMETGDRKFTLWASSAPPLSEMQPSPHSINGIYCSPADGNPLLLTAGSDMRIRFWDLAYPERSYIVAGGANDSLHCPSVLYNRKIIEGTEVVQEIHSKQKSGVVEDSPRRGPESLPVGHHDIITDIATFQTTQGFIVTSSRDGIVKVWK, from the exons ATGGGGAACCAGCTGGCGGGCATCGCCCCCTCTCAGATCCTCTCTGTGGACAGCTACTTCTCCGACATCCACGACCATGAGTACGATAAGAGTCTGGGAAGCACGCGCTTCTTCAAGGTGGCCCGGGCCAAACACCGCGAGGGCCTGGTGGTGGTGAAGGTCTTTGCCATCCAGGACCCGTCTCTGCCGCTGACGAGCTACAagcaggagctggaggagctgaagatccGCCTGCACTCCTGCCAGAACTGCCTGCCCTTCCAGAAAGCCTCTCTCACAGAGAAAGCCGCCATCTTGTTCCGCCAGTATGTGCGGGACAACCTGTACGATCGCATCAGCACGCGGCCGTTCCTCAACAACGTGGAGAAGCGCTGGCTCGCCTTCCAGATCCTCAATGCTGTCGACCAGGCTCACAAGGCCGGCGTCCGCCACGGGGACATCAAGACAGAGAATGTGATGGTGACCAGCTGGAACTGGGTGCTGCTCACAGACTTTGCCAGCTTCAAGCCCACCTACCTGCCTGAAGACAACCCCGCTGACTTCAACTACTTCTTTGACACGTCCAGGCGGAGGACGTGCTACATCGCCCCCGAGAGGTTTGTGGATGGAAGCATGTTTACCACAGAGAGCGACCAGAACACGCCGCTGGTGGACCTGACGAACAACAACCAGAGGAGCAGAGGGGAGCTGAAGCAGGCCATGGACATCTTCTCTGCAG GTTGTGTGATAGCAGAGCTCTTCACAGAGGGCGTCCCTCTCTTTGATCTGTCCCAATTGCTGGCGTATCGTAAAGGACACTTCCAGACGGAGCAGGTGCTCATGAAGATCGAGGATCGGAGCATCAGAGAGCTG gtgGCTCAGATGGTGCAGCGGGAGCCTGAGAAGCGTCTGACAGCAGAGGAGTATCTGAAGCACCAGAGAGGGAAAGCTTTCCCCGACATCTTCTACACCTTCCTGCAGCCGTACATGGCTCAGTTCGCCAAAGAGACGTTCCAGTCGGCAGACGAGCGAGTGCTCGTCATCCGCAAAGACCTCGACAACATCCTGCACAACCTGCACGGAG gctcctcctcttcatcccagGACGGCGGCGATGGTGCGATGAGCTCCCGGGAGGAGCAGGGCCTCATCGTGCTTGTGTCGGTCATCACTTCCTGCCTCCAGACGCTGCACTGCTGCGACTCCAAGCTCGCTGCGCTGGAGCTCATCCTCCACCTGGCTCCCCGGCTCGGCGTCGACGTCCTGCTGGACCGCATCACGCCGTACCTGCTGCACTTCTGCAACGACCCCATGCCCCGCGTGCGCGCTCAGGCCGTACGGACACTAGCCAAGGTTCTGGCACTGGTGAAGGAGGTGCCGAGGAACGATGTCAACATCTATCCTGAGTACATCCTTCCGGGCATCGCCCACCTCGCCCAGGACGACGCCACCATCGTCAGGCTGGCGTACGCAG AAAACATCGCTCACCTGGCAGAGAGCGCGCTGCGTTTCCTGGAGTTGGTTCAAGAAAACAACGTGAACACGGAGCAGGACCTGAACGGCGAGGACGCAGAAGAAACGCTCCACCCCAACGAAAACTATGACTCAG AGCTGCAGGCGCTGCATGAGATGGTGCAGCAGAAGGTGGTGACGCTGCTCAGCGACTCGGAGAACATCGTCAAGCAGTCGCTGATGGAGAACGGCATCACACGCCTCTGCGTCTTCTTCGGCCGACAGAAAGCCAACGACGTCCTGCTGTCTCACATGATCACCTTCCTCAATGACAAGAACGACTGGCACCTGCGAGGCGCCTTCTTCGACAGCATCGTGG gCGTGGCGGCGTATGTCGGCTGGCAGAGTTCGTCCATCCTGAAGCCCCTCCTGCAGCAGGGTCTGAGCGACACCGAGGAGTTTGTCATCTACAAAGCTCTGAACGCGCTCACCTGCATGTGCCAGCTGGGTCTGCTGCAGAAACCGCACATCTACGAGTTTGTCGGCGACATCG CTCCGTTCCTGTGTCACCCCAACCTGTGGATCCGTTACGGCGCCGTGGGCTTCATCACCGTGGTCGCACAGCACCTCAACGTGGCCGACGTCTACTGCAAGCTGATGCCCCACCTCAACCCCTTCATCACCCAGCCCATCATCCAG ATCGATAAGGAGCTCGTACTGCTGAGCGTCCTGAAGGAGCCCGTGAGTCGCTCCATCTTCGACTACGCCCTGCGCTCCAAAGACATCAGCAGCCTCTTCCGACACCTGCTGCTGCGCCAGAAGAAGCGTATGGGAACCATCCCAGAGTGCCCCACCCCCGATGACCCGGCCATCGCTCAGCTCCTCAAGAAGCTGCTCTCACAG GGGATGACGGAGGCCGAGGAGGACA AGCTGCTGGCAGTCGAAGCCAATAAACCACCAAAATCTCCCAAAGTGCAGCCGTTCCAGAGCAG GTCTCTGGACCTGCAGGAGGACGGCTGTGCGGTCGACATCCACCACTTCAACTCCGGCGCCCAGTCAGTGCTGGCGTACGCCACCGTCAATGGCCTGCTGGTCGGCTGGGACCTTCGCTCCAACTCCAACGCCTGGACGCTGCGCCACGACCTCCGCCTCGGTCTCATCACCTCCTTCGCCGTGGACATGCATCAGTGCTGGCTCTGCCTCG GTACGAGCAGCGGCACCATGGCCTGCTGGGATATGCGGTTCCAGCTCCCCATCTCAAACCACTCCCACCCCGCCCGAGCACGAATCAGACGGCTGCTGATGCATCCTCTCTACCAGTCGTCTGTCATCGCAG ctGTGCAGGGGAACAATGAAGTGTCCATGTGGGACATGGAGACCGGAGACCGGAAGTTCACCCTGTGGGCGAGCTCTGCACCTCCCCTCTCTGAGATGCAG ccgTCTCCTCACAGTATTAACGGGATCTActgcagtcctgctgatgggaaCCCTCTGCTGCTCACAGCCGGCTCTGACATGAGGATCAG GTTCTGGGACCTGGCGTATCCGGAGAGGTCGTACATCGTGGCGGGAGGAGCCAACGACTCGCTGCACTGCCCGTCTGTCCTCTACAACCGCAAGATCATCGAAGGCACTGAAGTCGTACAG GAGATCCACAGCAAACAGAAGAGCGGCGTGGTGGAGGACTCGCCCCGCCGCGGCCCGGAGTCCCTCCCTGTTGGGCACCACGACATCATCACAGACATCGCCACCTTTCAGACCACACAGGGCTTCATCGTCACCTCGTCCAGAGACGGCATCGTCAAAGTCTGGAAATGA